CCCGGTCTCCCTTCAGGTCGGGGTGGCGATCGATGTGGTCGTCAATGGCGCGCTCCAGGCGCTTGATCTCTTCACGCAGGAACGCCACGGTCTTGGCGATCGAACCGGCCACCAGCTCCGGAGAGCGGCCAAACTCGCTTTTCTCCTGGCGGTTGAGCTCGCGTTGCAGGTCTTTGGCCAAGGCTTCACGCCGGGCCAGCAGTGCACGCAATTGCCGCGCATGCAGCGGCGCGGGCTGCCAAGCCGGTGGGCGCACTACCTGGCCGTAGCGGGCCAGCATGTAGCTGTCGATCTCATCGGTTTTCGAGCGCACCGCCAAGGCGCGGGCAAAGTCGCGTGCCTGTGCCGGATTGATCATCGAAACCGTGGTTCCTGCGTCGTGCAATGCCGTGCCGGCCTGCTCATGGTAGGGGCCGGTCGGCTCAAGCACGGCGTGCAATTGCTCCGGTGTAGCGCCTTGCTTGGCGCACCAGCCCACCAAGGCCTGGATGCCCGCGGCCGTGTTGGGCACCACTTTGGTCTTGCGCTTGTCGCCTTCGGCGCTCAGCAAGGCACAATTGAGCTTCGCCTTGGAGACGTCAATTCCTAGAAAAAACATAGACTTGGGCTCCTCAAAAAGAATCCCCTCAACCCACTGTGCCCACTTACCTTGTACATGCAGGGTCCTGGCCCTAGGCTACCGTTCAGTGTTCAGCTGGCTTACAGGGGGCGGTTCCGGGGCTTCATCTGCGGAGCAAAGTCCACGCTTTCGGTGCCAGAACAAGCTCACCGGAACCGCTGTGGTGATAGCTAATCACCACAAGTGCCAAGATACAAGGTGCCAGACACCGTACGGTTAAGGCAGTCGCTGCACACTTCGGTGTCTGACACCCTGCGGGAGTCAGACACCTGCCGAGACACCCGGGAGTCAGACTCCTGCCGCGGGGCGGGCCTCACCCCAGGCAGTTTTCCACCTTCCATCCGTACAGCCACTGCAGTCCTTCATAGAACTGCGCCTGCGTCTTTCCCTCCCACAGGCTGTTGCGCACTTGCCGCTCGACGCCCTGGGCGTGGTAGATGCGGCCCATTTCGCGGGTGGACCACACCACCCGCGCGCTGCGCGGGATGCGCACCGATTCGTACAGCCGGAAGGCCGCCTGCAGGTCGCCGTCACAGGCCTTGACGGCCTGCCCCAGCGTGGCCGCGTCTTCCAGCGCCATGCAGGCGCCCTGCGCCATGTATTGCGTCATGGGGTGCGCGGCGTCGCCCAGCAGGGTGGCGCGGCCCTGGCCCCAGTGGTCGACGGGTTCGCGGTCGGCCGTGGCCCAGCGCCGCCATGAGGTCGGACGGTCCAGCATCTGGTGCGGGCGCGGATGGACGCCCTGGAAATAGCTCAGCACTTCTTCCTTGCTGCCGTCGCGCACCCCCCATTCCTCCTGCTCGCGGCTGTGGAAGGTGACCACCAGGTTGTACTGCTGGCCGCCGCGCAGGGGATAGTGCACCAGGTGGCAGCGCGGCCCGGCCCACAGCACCGGCGCATTGATGCGCAGCTCGTCGGGCATGTTGTCGCGCTCGACCACCGCGCGGTAGACCACGTGGCCGGTCACGCGGGCGGCGTCGCCCACCAGGTGTTCGCGTATCACCGACTTGACCCCGTCGCAGCCCAGCACGGCATCGGCGCGGTAGCGCCGGCCCTGCGTGTCCTGCACCTCGACCTGCGCGCCGTCCTGGCGCAGGCCGGTGATCTGGGTCGAGGTGTGGAACTGGATCAGCGGGTCGCGCTGCACGGCTTCCAGGATGGACTGGTGAATGTCGGCCCGGTGGATGACCGCGTACGGGCCGCCGAAGCGCTGCCTGAACGCCTCGCCGGTGTCGATGCGCACCACTTCCTGGGCATCCACGGCATCCATCATGATGATGTGGTCGGTGAACACCGCGCGGCTGCGCGCGGTCTGACCGACGCCCAGGGCGTCCAGCGCCGCGAAGGCATTGGGCCCCAGCTGGATGCCGGCGCCGATTTCGCCGATGTGGCTGGCCTGTTCCAGCAACTGCACCGCGATGCCCTGGCGGGTCAGCGCCAGGGCGGCCGCCAGGCCGCCGATGCCGCCGCCGACCACAATGGCCGATTGCGTGCCCGTCGTGTCGCTCATGTCATGCTCCTGCTGTCTTGCGAGGTTCCGCGCGGGAACCGATGAAAAGGGGCGGGCCGCGTCATGCCGGCTCGCCCAGGAACGCGCCCCGGCGGCGCAACTGGTCCTGCAGGGCCGCGGCGGGCAGCTGGCGCAGCGCCACGCCGGCGCGCAGCGCCAGCGCCGCGGCGGTGCCGGCGGCCTCGCCCATCACGAAGCAGCTGCCGCTGACGCGCGCGGCCGACTGGCCTTCGTGCGTCATGCCGGCGCAGCGGCCGGCCACCAGCACGTTGGGCGCGGCGCCGGACGCCAGGCGCGGCACGATCATGCGCAGCGGCAGCTGGTTGTAGCCGCGCGACTGCGGTATGGGCGGCCACACCCACTGCACGTCGCCGGCCACATGGATTTCCAGCGGCCAGCCATTGACGCCGATGCTGTCCGGGAAGTCGGCGCAGCCCAGCACGTCGTCGCGGCTGAGCATGTACTCGGCCACGATGCGGCGGGTTTCGCGTATACCCAGCTGCGGGGCGATGTCCAGCACGTAGGCGCGCTCGAACCCGGGTACCCGCGCCCGCAGGAACGCCAGGTAGTCGACGATCTGCCGGCGGCCTTCCAGTTCGCCCGCCGACAGCGACAGCGCGTCGGTGCCGTCGGCGGCCGAGCCGTCGGGATTGCTGAGCTGGGTCACGTTGACGCGCCACTCGTAATCGTGTTTCTGGGGGCGCACAATGGCGCCGCGCCGCGGAAAGCGGAACTCGCCGCTGGCCTCGGCCTCGTCCATCAGCCGCGGAATGATCTTCCAGGCTTCGCGGGCGCGTTCGCCGTCGACGTTGCCCACCTTGAACATCAGCGTGGGGTACATCATGTGGCCCTGGCCGTCGCCTTTCTCGAACGGCAGGCCGGCCCACTGGGCGATATCGGCGTCGCCCGAGCAGTCGATGAATACGCGGCCGCGCACCGCGCGCGGGCCCGACTTGGTTTCCAGCAGCAGGGCATCCACCGCGCCGTCGGCGCCGCGCGCCACGCCGGTGGCCAGCGCGTGGAACAGCACCTGCGCGCCACTGTCGCGCAGCAGGCCATCGGCCGCGCACTTGAAGGCCGATACGTCGTAGGCCTGGGCGTGGATCTTGCCCAGGATCAGGTGCGGCTCGTTCAGGCCGTCCAGCGCGCGCATGCGGTCGAGCAGCTCGTCCGCCATGCCGTGCACTACCTGCCGGATATCGCCGTGCACATTGGCGTGCAGGCCGCAGAAATTGGAAACGCCCGCCGCCGTGCCCATGCCGCCCAGAAAGCCGTAGCGTTCGGCCAGCAGCACGCTGGCGCCGTTGCGCGCGGCGCTGGCGGCCGCCAGCAGGCCGGCCGGCCCGCCGCCCAGCACGACGACGTCGTACTCGCCGTGTACTGGTATCTGGCGCGGGGGTTCGGTGACGAACATCGGAGGCTCCTTGGGTGCGTGCATTACTGGGCCTGGATGCCCAGCTGCTTGATCAGCGGCTTCCAGCGCCGCAGTTCATCATCCATGTAGGCGCGGAATTCGGCCGGCGTGTCGCCCACCGGATCCATGTACTGCGCGCGCAGGCGCTGCTGCACGGCCGGGTCGTGGATGGCCTGGATCAGCGCGTCGGCGAGTTTCTTCCGGATATCGGCGGGTACCTTGGACGATACGACAAAGCCGATCCAGGCCGAGCCTTCGATGCCCTTCACGCCCACTTCGCCCAGCGTGGGAATATCGGGCAGCAGCGCCGAGCGCTTCGACGAGGTGACGGCCAGCGCTTTCAGGCGGCCGTCTTTCACCATGGGCATCACGGCGATGGGCGGCAGCGCGGCGAATTGCGTGTC
This genomic window from Bordetella petrii contains:
- a CDS encoding IS110 family transposase, translated to MFFLGIDVSKAKLNCALLSAEGDKRKTKVVPNTAAGIQALVGWCAKQGATPEQLHAVLEPTGPYHEQAGTALHDAGTTVSMINPAQARDFARALAVRSKTDEIDSYMLARYGQVVRPPAWQPAPLHARQLRALLARREALAKDLQRELNRQEKSEFGRSPELVAGSIAKTVAFLREEIKRLERAIDDHIDRHPDLKGDRELLSSIPAVGPQTGNAILSIMHNRRIDSPQALAAYLGVVPVQRQSGSSLNGRPRLSKTGPARVRATLYMAAVVAVRHNPHIQALYARLLNAGKSKMAALGAAMRKLAHLCFGVLKSRTPYRSDYALSP
- a CDS encoding 3-hydroxybenzoate 6-monooxygenase, with protein sequence MSDTTGTQSAIVVGGGIGGLAAALALTRQGIAVQLLEQASHIGEIGAGIQLGPNAFAALDALGVGQTARSRAVFTDHIIMMDAVDAQEVVRIDTGEAFRQRFGGPYAVIHRADIHQSILEAVQRDPLIQFHTSTQITGLRQDGAQVEVQDTQGRRYRADAVLGCDGVKSVIREHLVGDAARVTGHVVYRAVVERDNMPDELRINAPVLWAGPRCHLVHYPLRGGQQYNLVVTFHSREQEEWGVRDGSKEEVLSYFQGVHPRPHQMLDRPTSWRRWATADREPVDHWGQGRATLLGDAAHPMTQYMAQGACMALEDAATLGQAVKACDGDLQAAFRLYESVRIPRSARVVWSTREMGRIYHAQGVERQVRNSLWEGKTQAQFYEGLQWLYGWKVENCLG
- a CDS encoding FAD-dependent oxidoreductase produces the protein MFVTEPPRQIPVHGEYDVVVLGGGPAGLLAAASAARNGASVLLAERYGFLGGMGTAAGVSNFCGLHANVHGDIRQVVHGMADELLDRMRALDGLNEPHLILGKIHAQAYDVSAFKCAADGLLRDSGAQVLFHALATGVARGADGAVDALLLETKSGPRAVRGRVFIDCSGDADIAQWAGLPFEKGDGQGHMMYPTLMFKVGNVDGERAREAWKIIPRLMDEAEASGEFRFPRRGAIVRPQKHDYEWRVNVTQLSNPDGSAADGTDALSLSAGELEGRRQIVDYLAFLRARVPGFERAYVLDIAPQLGIRETRRIVAEYMLSRDDVLGCADFPDSIGVNGWPLEIHVAGDVQWVWPPIPQSRGYNQLPLRMIVPRLASGAAPNVLVAGRCAGMTHEGQSAARVSGSCFVMGEAAGTAAALALRAGVALRQLPAAALQDQLRRRGAFLGEPA